CGACTGGGTCAGCCGCTACTTCCCTGCCGGCACGCGCGCCAGCCGGCCCCAAGGCAGTTTCATGCTGTGGGTGGAATTGCCGGAAGGCTTCGACACCCTCCAGCTCAACCGTGCACTGATGGAACAAGGCGTACAGGTGGCGGTAGGCAGCATTTTTTCTGCCTCCGGCAAGTACCGTAACTGCCTGCGCATGAACTACGCTGCCAAACCGACGCCGCAGATCGAAGAGGCGGTGCGCAAGGTTGGTGCCGCTGCGCGCAAAATGCTGGAAGAATCGGCGGACTGACCTTTTCCGAGCAATTGCCGTCATATGCCGACAACCGCCCTGACCTGGATGCCGCTTCCTTGATGATTCAACGGCTTTTACCGTTTTTCCTGCTGGGAGCGCTGGCACTGGGTGGTTGCGCGACGGCGCACACACCGCGCGAACCCAGTGACGCGCTGCCGGCGGCACAGTCTTCCTTTGGCCGCTCGATCCAGGCCCAGGCGGCACCGTATCAGGGCCGCTCGGGCTTTCGTTTGCTGCCCAACAGCAGCGAAGCCTTCGTGGCCCGTGCCGAGTTGATCCGCAACGCCCAGACCAGCCTCGACCTTCAGTACTACATCGTGCATGACGGCATCAGCACGCGCATGCTCGTGGATGAACTGCTCAAGGCCGCCGACCGTGGCGTGCGCGTGCGCATTTTGCTCGACGACACCACCAGCGACGGGCTCGACCAGATCATCGCCACCCTCGCCGCTCATCCCAAGATCGACATCCGCCTGTTCAACCCGCTGCACCTGGGGCGCAGCACGGGCGTAACGCGCGCCATGGGCCGCCTGTTCAACCTGTCGCTGCAACACCGGCGCATGCACAACAAGCTGTGGCTGGCCGACAACAGCGTGGCGATCGTGGGTGGCCGCAACCTGGGGGATGAATACTTCGATGCCGAACCTAACCTGAATTTCACCGATATCGACATGCTCAGCGTCGGGCCGGTGGCTGAGCAGTTGGGTCACAGCTTCGATCAGTACTGGAACAGCGCGCTGAGCAAGCCTATCGATGAGTTTGTCTCAAGCATGCCGTCCAAGGTCGACCTCGCGGTGGCGCGTGGGCGCCTTGAGGCCTCGCTGGCTCAATCGCGCCAGCAGAACCACGCCCTGTATAACCGCCTGCGTACCTACCAGACCCAGCCGCGCATGGACATCTGGCGGCGCGAGTTGATCTGGGCCTGGAACCAGGCGTTGTGGGACGCCCCGAGCAAGGTGCTGGCCAAGGCCGACCCGGACCCGCAATTGCTGCTCACCACCCAACTGGCGCCGGAGCTGCAGGGGGTCAGCCATGAGCTGATCATGATTTCGGCGTACTTCGTTCCGGGGCCGCCGGGGCTGGTTTACCTGACGGGCCGCGCCGATGCGGGCGTGTCGGTGAGCCTGTTGACCAATTCCCTCGAGGCCACTGATGTACCGGCCGTGCACGGCGGCTATGCGCCCTATCGCAAGGCGCTGCTGGAGCATGGCGTGAAACTCTATGAGCTGCGTCGCCAACCGGGCGACCCCAGTGCAAACAGCGGCCCGCACCTGTTTCGTCGAGGCAGTTTCCGCGGTTCCGACTCCAGCCTGCACAGCAAGGCGATGATTTTCGATCGGGAAAAGTCGTTTATCGGCTCGTTCAATTTCGATCCACGCTCGGTGCTGTGGAACACCGAAGTCGGCGTGCTGGTGGACAGCCCGGAACTGGCGGAACACGTGCGCAACCTGGCGCTGCAAGGCATGGCGCCAGCGTTGAGCTACGAGGCGAAACTGCAGGACGGGCAGATCGTGTGGGTGACCGAAGATAACGGCC
This region of Pseudomonas sp. MUP55 genomic DNA includes:
- a CDS encoding phospholipase D family protein, whose translation is MIQRLLPFFLLGALALGGCATAHTPREPSDALPAAQSSFGRSIQAQAAPYQGRSGFRLLPNSSEAFVARAELIRNAQTSLDLQYYIVHDGISTRMLVDELLKAADRGVRVRILLDDTTSDGLDQIIATLAAHPKIDIRLFNPLHLGRSTGVTRAMGRLFNLSLQHRRMHNKLWLADNSVAIVGGRNLGDEYFDAEPNLNFTDIDMLSVGPVAEQLGHSFDQYWNSALSKPIDEFVSSMPSKVDLAVARGRLEASLAQSRQQNHALYNRLRTYQTQPRMDIWRRELIWAWNQALWDAPSKVLAKADPDPQLLLTTQLAPELQGVSHELIMISAYFVPGPPGLVYLTGRADAGVSVSLLTNSLEATDVPAVHGGYAPYRKALLEHGVKLYELRRQPGDPSANSGPHLFRRGSFRGSDSSLHSKAMIFDREKSFIGSFNFDPRSVLWNTEVGVLVDSPELAEHVRNLALQGMAPALSYEAKLQDGQIVWVTEDNGQLHTLTQEPGTWWRRFNAWFATSVGLERML